A single window of Candidatus Delongbacteria bacterium DNA harbors:
- the cmr4 gene encoding type III-B CRISPR module RAMP protein Cmr4 → MYRKSNLLFLMNQTSMHAGSGDSLGIVDLPIQRERHTSFPKIEASSLKGSIREHFERASEKYEKDPKILAAFGTEGDDGIGSKAGSLGFTDARLLLFPVKSMKGVFAWIVCPQIIAKFNEELKLAGHEISFKIEESLIAPDCNLLLGNNKIVLEEYTFNVKSSNSVKELGTWLAGRLFQNDTENYFAKKLKADIVVLSDDDFKDFVNLSTEVVTRTQIDNETGTVKDGALFTEEYLPAESILYTNVLTAAEFSSKDEEGVKMASKLFENEGDLRKYFGEFISKNNVFQIGGNATLGKGIVRASFIEPKNGGN, encoded by the coding sequence ATGTACAGAAAATCAAACTTATTGTTCTTAATGAACCAAACATCAATGCACGCCGGTAGTGGAGACAGCCTTGGCATTGTAGATTTACCAATTCAAAGGGAAAGGCATACAAGTTTTCCCAAAATTGAAGCATCGAGTTTAAAAGGAAGCATACGTGAACATTTTGAAAGAGCGAGTGAAAAGTATGAAAAAGATCCAAAAATTCTTGCAGCATTTGGCACAGAAGGAGATGATGGTATTGGGTCAAAAGCAGGCTCATTAGGTTTTACTGATGCTCGTCTATTGTTGTTCCCTGTAAAATCAATGAAAGGTGTTTTTGCATGGATTGTATGTCCACAAATAATTGCAAAGTTTAATGAAGAACTGAAACTTGCAGGGCATGAAATTAGTTTCAAAATTGAAGAAAGCTTAATTGCTCCTGATTGTAATTTGTTGTTAGGAAACAACAAAATTGTGTTAGAAGAATACACTTTTAACGTTAAATCATCTAATTCGGTCAAGGAATTAGGGACTTGGCTTGCTGGAAGATTATTTCAAAATGATACTGAAAACTATTTTGCTAAAAAACTGAAGGCTGATATTGTAGTTCTTTCAGATGATGACTTTAAGGACTTTGTAAACCTTTCGACAGAGGTAGTAACACGTACTCAGATTGATAATGAAACAGGGACGGTTAAGGACGGCGCATTGTTTACTGAAGAATATTTACCAGCGGAATCAATTCTTTATACAAATGTACTTACCGCTGCTGAGTTTTCCTCAAAGGACGAGGAAGGAGTAAAAATGGCTTCTAAATTATTTGAAAACGAGGGTGATTTGCGCAAATATTTTGGCGAATTTATTTCTAAAAATAATGTATTCCAAATAGGAGGAAATGCAACTTTGGGCAAAGGCATTGTGAGAGCATCATTTATTGAACCTAAAAATGGAGGAAACTAA
- the cmr5 gene encoding type III-B CRISPR module-associated protein Cmr5: MAQPRTIEQGRAMKAFEMAKAGMADNKDYKNRVKSFPMMIKTNGLGAAVAFAKGKKDWKMVYNQIEEYLMQNSLYNNFQNVSLNSPNTPLDSYLTQIDSSLYRAITVEVMALFTWLRRFAEGLSKD, encoded by the coding sequence ATGGCACAACCAAGAACAATTGAGCAAGGTAGGGCAATGAAAGCTTTTGAAATGGCGAAAGCTGGTATGGCTGACAATAAGGATTATAAAAATCGTGTTAAAAGTTTCCCAATGATGATTAAAACTAATGGTTTAGGTGCTGCTGTTGCATTTGCTAAAGGCAAAAAGGATTGGAAAATGGTTTACAATCAGATAGAGGAATATCTGATGCAGAATTCTTTATATAATAATTTTCAAAATGTTTCTTTGAATAGCCCTAACACCCCTTTGGATTCTTATTTGACGCAAATTGATTCCAGCTTATATAGGGCGATAACAGTGGAAGTGATGGCGCTTTTTACTTGGCTACGTAGATTTGCTGAAGGATTATCAAAAGATTAA
- the cmr6 gene encoding type III-B CRISPR module RAMP protein Cmr6 — protein sequence MEKGRIKIQKNGQSKINNKIAVPKLFDLTDFIPESGSITLECEFDVNKEQVPTKIIIEGAVIGYNKELEKQKELKLQTEILKQQEDKARLIEQNENKDLIDFHKGDFIDVEKAFLPKDTKAGLLDKQYKIDNFSLKLNKIPRQEGGKFIFSKTDKSGFLFHPKQKFNTILISQLITNAQATAKALFKDDVNYQTLFFKPNWRMIVGLGGESVYETSITLHHIYGIPYIPASSIKGVVRSWIINSVFGDDDLHFAEGRAIEDKAFCDVFGCPAEIKIDKSKFESYYTRKDGKKKGDRMGKIIFMDVLPIKEPKIEVDIMNPHYSEYYSGSQPPTDTQRPIPIPFLTVADTDFQFIIGSFGDSINDFKIADKSISVWLMETLSAHGIGAKTAVGYGRMFAL from the coding sequence ATGGAAAAAGGAAGAATTAAAATTCAGAAGAATGGCCAATCTAAAATTAACAATAAGATTGCTGTGCCTAAACTTTTTGATTTAACTGATTTTATACCAGAAAGCGGATCCATTACTTTGGAATGCGAATTTGATGTAAACAAAGAACAAGTACCTACTAAAATTATTATAGAAGGTGCTGTAATTGGCTATAATAAAGAATTGGAAAAACAAAAAGAGCTTAAATTGCAAACGGAAATTTTAAAACAACAAGAAGACAAAGCACGATTAATAGAACAGAATGAGAATAAGGACCTAATTGATTTTCACAAGGGTGATTTTATTGATGTTGAAAAAGCCTTCCTGCCAAAGGATACTAAAGCAGGACTCCTTGATAAACAATATAAAATTGACAATTTTTCATTGAAACTAAATAAGATACCAAGACAAGAAGGTGGCAAATTCATATTTTCTAAAACTGATAAATCAGGCTTCCTATTTCACCCTAAACAAAAATTTAATACGATTTTAATAAGTCAGCTTATTACTAATGCCCAGGCTACTGCTAAAGCACTCTTTAAAGATGATGTAAACTATCAAACATTATTCTTCAAACCCAATTGGAGAATGATTGTTGGATTAGGAGGAGAATCAGTCTATGAAACTTCTATCACCCTACATCATATCTATGGTATCCCATATATACCTGCGAGTTCCATTAAAGGAGTTGTAAGAAGTTGGATTATTAATTCAGTATTTGGTGATGATGATTTGCATTTTGCTGAAGGTAGAGCTATTGAAGATAAAGCATTCTGCGATGTGTTTGGGTGTCCTGCCGAAATAAAAATAGATAAATCAAAATTTGAATCATATTACACTCGAAAAGATGGAAAAAAGAAAGGTGATAGAATGGGGAAAATAATTTTTATGGATGTGTTACCAATAAAGGAACCTAAAATAGAAGTCGATATTATGAACCCTCACTATTCTGAATATTATAGCGGGAGTCAACCACCGACTGATACTCAAAGACCAATTCCAATACCTTTTCTTACCGTTGCTGATACTGATTTTCAATTTATTATTGGAAGTTTTGGTGATTCAATAAATGATTTTAAAATAGCAGACAAAAGCATATCAGTTTGGCTTATGGAGACTTTATCAGCACATGGTATTGGAGCGAAGACGGCTGTGGGTTATGGTAGAATGTTTGCACTATAG